GACAGGTTGGCGTAGAACTCGACCATGGTGCCGAAGATGTCGGAGGTGGCCTCGTTCAGACCGCCGGACTCGCCCGAGTAGTTCAGGCCCGCGGTGTTGGAGGTCACACCGTGGCTCATCTCGTGGCCGGAGACGTCGAGCTCGGTCAGCGGGTGGGTGTTGGACGCACCGTCGCCGTAGGTCATGCAGAAGCAGCTGTCGTCCCAGAACGCGTTCACGTAGTTGCGCCCGTAGTGGACCCGGCTGTACGCGCCGACGCCGTCGTTGCGGATGCCGCTGCGGCCGAAGGTGTTCTTGTAGAAGTCCCAGGTGACGGCCGCGCCGTACTGGGCGTCCACCGCGGCGGACTCGCCGTTGGAGACCAGGCCGTTGCCCCAGCTGTTGGTGGTCTTCGAGTAGACGGTGCCCTTGCCGGAGGTCTTGTTGGCCAGGTTGGTGGTGTACTGCCCGCCGCGGCTGGCGTCCTTCAGCGTGTAGGTCGAGCCGGAGAGCGTGGTGGTCAGCGGGACGCTGCCGACGAAGACGCCGTTGCCGGTGCCGGCCGCGTCGATGGTCTGGATCTCCTCGTGGGTGGAGAGCACCGCGCCGGTGTCGGCGTCGGTGACCAGCAGCTGGCGGCTGGGGGTGCCGTCCGCCCGCACGCCCTCCACGGTGGTCCGGTAGGCCAGCCGCGGGGCGCCGTCGGCGGCCCAGATCACCAGCTGGGCGCCGTTGTTGGCGCCGGAGACCGAGGTCAGGGCGGCCTCGTCGGCGTCCTTGCTGGTCCCGACGGTGGCCTGCACCGCGCCGGTGGCCTTGGAGGCGGCCTGGGCGGCCGTCAGCTTCGGGCTCAGCGAGGCGGGGGCCACGCTGCCGGAGACGGCCTTCTCGCTGCCGCGGACCTGGCCCTTGGCGTCCTGGTGCACGATCAGGTCGCCGCCGAGCACCGGCAGGCCGTTGTAGGTGCGCTCGTAACGGAAGTGGCGGGTGCCGTCGGCGTCGACGATCGCGTCCTTGACGACGAGGTTCTCCTGCGCGCCCAGACCCAGGGCCTTGGCGGCGGAAGGCGCCTGGGAGGCGGCCAGCGCCAGCAGTTGGCCGCGGTGCTGGCCCGCGGCGTTCTGGGCGGCCGGGTTCGGGAGTGCCTGGGCGATCCCGGCGCTCACCTGGATGGCGCCGGCGAGCAGGGCAGAGGCAGAGAGAACGGCTCCGACAGCGAGCTTTCGCTTCACGGTACGGGTTCCTTCCGGATCAACCGCGTGTGCGCGGTCGCACCTCGTTCCGGGGCACCGGGGTCAGTGCCTGCTGGGGCGGATACGGGTGCTGACGTGCAGCTCCGTGCGGTCAGGCGACAGCAGCCGGTGGGGTGGGGCCGGCAGTGTCGAACGGGGCTGGCCAGAAGCATGACAAGCGTTCAAATCCGCGAACAGCGCCTCGGCAACAATTGGCAAACTCTCGCCAGCGGGGTGGTTCCGGCCCGGTGGGAGAATCGGAGGTTTCGCCGCGAACCATGCCGTGCGGGCTGCGCGAAGGCCCAACTCCCGCTCTTTCACTGAATAGTGACGGAATATGCGGTGTAAAGAGTCGCCGCGCGACGGCGGTTGTCTGTTTGGCGTGATCCCGCCAACCGGTCGCCTTGTCCACCATCGTGGACACCTGCTACCCCCGTCCGCGCCCGCGGGTACGGTGGGGGCGTGCCCAAGCCCCTCGCCCTCGACTTCGACCCGATCGCCCGCGCCGACGAGCTCTGGACCCGCCGCTGGGGCAACGTGCCGTCCATGGCGGCGATCACCTCGGTGATGCGCGCCCACCAGATCCTGCTGGCCCGGGTGGACGCGGTGGTCAAGCCCTACGGCCTGACCTTCGCCCGCTACGAGGCCCTGGTGCTGCTCACCTTCAGCCGCTCCGGCGAGCTCCCGCTCTCCAAGATCGGCGAGCGCCTGATGGTCCACCCCACCAGCGTCACCAACACCGTCGACCGCCTGGAGCGGTCCGGACTGGTCGCCCGCCGCCCCAACCCGCTGGACGGCCGCGGCGTGCTCGCCGCGATCACCGACCGCGGCCGCCAGGTGGTCGAGAGCGCCACCCGCGAGCTGATGGCCGTCGAGTTCGGCCTGGAGGGCTACGACGCCGACGCCTGCCGGGAGGTGTTCGAACTGCTCCGGCCGCTCCGGGTCGCTGCCGGCGACTTCGAGGCGCCGGCCCAGGAGGGCCCGGGCGGGGCCG
The DNA window shown above is from Streptomyces sp. TLI_171 and carries:
- a CDS encoding M4 family metallopeptidase, which codes for MKRKLAVGAVLSASALLAGAIQVSAGIAQALPNPAAQNAAGQHRGQLLALAASQAPSAAKALGLGAQENLVVKDAIVDADGTRHFRYERTYNGLPVLGGDLIVHQDAKGQVRGSEKAVSGSVAPASLSPKLTAAQAASKATGAVQATVGTSKDADEAALTSVSGANNGAQLVIWAADGAPRLAYRTTVEGVRADGTPSRQLLVTDADTGAVLSTHEEIQTIDAAGTGNGVFVGSVPLTTTLSGSTYTLKDASRGGQYTTNLANKTSGKGTVYSKTTNSWGNGLVSNGESAAVDAQYGAAVTWDFYKNTFGRSGIRNDGVGAYSRVHYGRNYVNAFWDDSCFCMTYGDGASNTHPLTELDVSGHEMSHGVTSNTAGLNYSGESGGLNEATSDIFGTMVEFYANLSKDNPDYLIGELININGDGTPLRYMDKPSKDGGSADYWSSTVGSKDVHYSSGVANHFFYLLAEGSGAKTINGVSYNSPTYNGATLTGIGRDKAAQIWYRALSVYMTSTTNYKGARTATLSAAADLYGSGSVQYNAVAAAWTGVNVN
- a CDS encoding MarR family winged helix-turn-helix transcriptional regulator, with amino-acid sequence MPKPLALDFDPIARADELWTRRWGNVPSMAAITSVMRAHQILLARVDAVVKPYGLTFARYEALVLLTFSRSGELPLSKIGERLMVHPTSVTNTVDRLERSGLVARRPNPLDGRGVLAAITDRGRQVVESATRELMAVEFGLEGYDADACREVFELLRPLRVAAGDFEAPAQEGPGGAGA